The Psychrobacter raelei genome contains the following window.
ATACTCGATGTAGACCCCAAGTCTAAAGACATAAATTCTAAAGACATAAATAAAAAATAACGGACTACCATTCAGTAGTCCGTTATCTCAATTCTAGCGTTAACTGTACCCTATATCATCTTTGATCTACACCATTTTACTCAAGAATTTGACTGGCATCACCAGCACCTTGGCGCACTAATTGTGGGGGGAAGACAGTCATATCCACTATGGTGGTCAGCTTGGTGGTTAGCACACCGGCGTTAATCATGACATCAATATTATTACCCAGCTTGTCTTCAATATCGAAGGGATCATCTAGTGCCAATGGGGTAGAGGGCAGGATAAGCGAACTGGTCAAAATCGGTTCACCCATAGCCTCTAGCAGCATCTGCGCTATCGGGTTAGAGGGCACACGAATACCAATGGTTTTTTTCTTGGGATGCGATAACTTCTTTGGCACATCTTTGGTGGCATCTAGAATAAAAGTGATTGGCGCGGGAGTGGATGCTTTTAACAGCTTAAACTGCTGATTATCTACGGTAGCGTAGGTGGCAATTTCGCTTAAATCTCGGCACAACAGTGTAAATTGATGCTTATCATCGAGTTGACGAATTAAACGCAGCTTCTCAATGGCCTCTTTTGAGCCAATTTTGCAGCCAAAAGCATAGCTGGTATCAGTAGGGTAGACGATCAGCTGATCACGGTTTAATGCATCCACAGTTTGGCTGATAAGTCTGGGCTGAGGGTTTTCGGGGTGAATGTATAAAGTTTGCATAAGATGCCTCCTGATAACTAAGGTCAATCCTGATGCTGCTTTGAGCTTGCGATACAGGCTGCATTGTAGCGCCTTTAGAATCGCACAGTTAAAAGTTAGCCATTATGACCCTAGACTAGGTTATTTATAATTGTCTAATGAGTTAAATTGGGCAATTAATTAGTTGGGTGTCTAAGCTATAGTATCATGACACAAGTAGGCTAGAGCTGTTAACAGTATTTTTGCATCTTTGGGCAGGGTTTGTGGGGCGTTAAGGTAACTGAGCGCTTGGTTATAAACGTCAATAACAAAAGTGCTCTGACTGGTATCAAAGTTGGCATGTAGGTTGTCTTGTGAGACCCGAAAACGTCGTTGGCACATTAGGCTAAGTAGGCATTCTATGGCTTGCGGCTTAATCTCTACTTGCTCAAATGCATGCTGTTGGGCTTCTGTACGCCCATCGGGGGCATACCAGTAGCCAAAGTCGGACAACGTGCGTCTGCGGGCACCTGCCAAGCTCCAGTGACTGATTTCATGTAGAGCGCTTTGAAAAAAGCCATGTGCAAACTCGATACGTGCAGGTTGTCCATCAACTGAGGGAAAATACTCAGGCTCAAAGTCGCCGCGTACTAAGGTGACGTTTTGAGTGGCAAATAAAGTATTAAATACAGCAATAAGCCAGTCCACCTTCACAGCCTCTATCTGCTCATCTGTTAGATTGACCAAATTAAGTGTTTGCTGCGTAATGTGTTGCCATTGGGATTTGAAACGAGATAATGCTTTAGGCATAGTACTTGGCATCTCTTGCAGCAGCGTATTGGCCAAAGCGGTTATGGGTAGGTCATAAAAATTAATCACAGACATGGCTTTAATGATCCAAAGAAAATGGCAAGCGGCTATTTTAGCAAGTTAATTGCCGCTGACAACCTTATACTCGCTTAGCAATGAGCGATATCATTTTTAAAAAAGAGAGAAGTATGACAAAATACACCAAGGATACTAAATCCACTAACTTAACGGATTTGAACGTGAGCAATAATACTGAAAAAAGTGCACAGCAGTTACCTAATCACGTCAATTTAGAGAAGTGGGAAGATGCCGGCTATGTTTGGTCCGGTAGCATTACCCCACGTCTGCTAAAGCGATTGGTAGATATTGTCCCTGAAGACTATCAAGATAAGCCCATTGACTTAAGATGTGAGCTGAAAAAACAAGGTCAGCTATTGACCTTAGAGATGCAGTTCACAGGCGATATTTGGGTGACGTGTCAGCGCTGTCTTAATCCACTGAACATCGATGTCACTCACGATGCGCAGCTGATACTATTACAGCGTGAAGAGCAAGAAAGCTTGGTGGATGAGTCCGATGATTATCTGCTGCTAGAGGAGCTGCTCGCCGATCAGCCTGAGAATAAAAAAGGCGATCGCCTGCTACCACTAAAAAAACTGGTCGAGGATGAGTTGCTGTTAGATGTCCCTTTATCTGCCAAACATGATGATTGTGAAATGGCAGTAGA
Protein-coding sequences here:
- a CDS encoding YceD family protein; the protein is MTKYTKDTKSTNLTDLNVSNNTEKSAQQLPNHVNLEKWEDAGYVWSGSITPRLLKRLVDIVPEDYQDKPIDLRCELKKQGQLLTLEMQFTGDIWVTCQRCLNPLNIDVTHDAQLILLQREEQESLVDESDDYLLLEELLADQPENKKGDRLLPLKKLVEDELLLDVPLSAKHDDCEMAVEQVGEIIEEEAENPFAALEALKGKL
- a CDS encoding elongation factor P hydroxylase, with product MSVINFYDLPITALANTLLQEMPSTMPKALSRFKSQWQHITQQTLNLVNLTDEQIEAVKVDWLIAVFNTLFATQNVTLVRGDFEPEYFPSVDGQPARIEFAHGFFQSALHEISHWSLAGARRRTLSDFGYWYAPDGRTEAQQHAFEQVEIKPQAIECLLSLMCQRRFRVSQDNLHANFDTSQSTFVIDVYNQALSYLNAPQTLPKDAKILLTALAYLCHDTIA
- a CDS encoding L-threonylcarbamoyladenylate synthase: MQTLYIHPENPQPRLISQTVDALNRDQLIVYPTDTSYAFGCKIGSKEAIEKLRLIRQLDDKHQFTLLCRDLSEIATYATVDNQQFKLLKASTPAPITFILDATKDVPKKLSHPKKKTIGIRVPSNPIAQMLLEAMGEPILTSSLILPSTPLALDDPFDIEDKLGNNIDVMINAGVLTTKLTTIVDMTVFPPQLVRQGAGDASQILE